The following coding sequences are from one Triplophysa dalaica isolate WHDGS20190420 chromosome 12, ASM1584641v1, whole genome shotgun sequence window:
- the dennd3b gene encoding DENN domain-containing protein 3 isoform X1 yields the protein MSMADPLPSGLLEACVVVGPSNDKLKEVYESFLQENGSPLPLLDPEVLQVHAPPFVTKGSVNEPGVGNISRTQRRFSFIKKKNDRHLANAGKAKEETTEDVSVPKDLDLVALPQLCFPGCLQVSQEQLEEKFHFLVFTDVFGNQSHGVVLQYYKPVQERMLNHRFLSKLPRLYSAYGICIISKHPYYNALKDCLSSLLGRIKTCQNTDMEEEVKDFSAKLALVPIPPPGRLHVMFTLRPVTIVLPSKEDKHHPVIDLDLHLPFLCFGSKELLQIISSILTEQRMVFFSSDWAKLTLIAECFMLYIRPLRWQHPLVPTLSRQMLDFVMAPTPFLMGCHLSHYEEVAMETDDLILINIDEGTVSSSDYHELDLPGAPQTAAECFKRRRKGLQLHYDLEVLHKAICRDANELRMQRRCWQNKLNGDIQNITLELIVNMFRDVADHLNYEHRVFNTDEFLKTREPGDQPFYKKVLETHIFHSFLKDRLDGKLDTFTRMEQITRTEDQKWKASLDFCRRRTVKEMALKNDRPDTGLNKRLGMSLPNLGGETHPSVLRHMSPTKIIPEIPLNIPAEPVKMFKLIDFPPPLSYPHVCHYFGDLVLQLNKAISATPPHDSNLLARYYYLRGLVNMLNSKRLDALSDFQNLYKTDMEIFPEELVRVLVGSLQMEEKAQAERRSELRWLISKVKSNDKSEHVESHGCVKKFKLPKSPMQLEEFVKCTQESGIVRDVATIQRLFEALAVGRSSLPQHLISTSLTFVLIPLASSGEQKQIDPEMFRVFYTFWKETEAETQDLHLPDEVIEHLDSSECVYKLSNSLNTSYGVGKIAMTQKRLFLLTTGRPGYVEITKFRDIEEVKISAAPFLVLRIPSLKIKNRLKKEIFEANLKSECELWNLMVKEMWAGRIMADNHKDPQYVEQALTNVLLMDAVVSCLQTQKPILALSKLAYYERLRHEAPMIIPKPTAETLKHKINPSQNMRSIQSVDVLLYTPGQLTFSADLDGNPKLWCALSCGKVVVFDAVSWSLLQNCIDLGDSQLNCMMGLDGEQLWIGSQDSVIYIINTRSMLCHKQLTEHRGEVTDFALEKLSHGPSQAQVYSCSADGTVIVWDVPSLKVKRRVHLTCDRLQSIQVHDNLWCCARDCVMELRHNGCLLRKISLQEDVKTKASAFSRITLHMERKQIWTSFTDSAELCIFHSSDPTKPPKRVTLPDCCGVTCMIRVKDQVWIGCSSGVTGLSKVVGKIFVLDSESLVVEKELEAHEDCVRTLFSAEDRYVLSGSARLDGKIAIWRVD from the exons ATGTCAATGGCAGATCCACTGCCTTCAGGATTGCTGGAAGCATGTGTTGTTGTTGGACCTTCGAATGATAAACTTAAGGAGGTGTATGAG TCTTTTCTGCAGGAAAACGGAAGTCCTTTACCTCTACTTGATCCTGAGGTCCTGCAGGTTCATGCACCCCCGTTCGTGACCAAAGGGAGCGTTAATGAACCAGGTGTTGGAAACATCAGCCGCACTCAACGGcggttttctttcattaaaaagaaaaacgacAGACACTTAGCCAACGCTGGAAAAGCCAAGGAAGAAACCACAGAGGATGTCAGCGTTCCTAAAGACCTGGACCTGGTGGCCCTGCCACAACTTTGCTTTCCAG GATGTCTTCAGGTATCTCAGGAGCAGCTGGAAGAAAAATTCCACTTCCTTGTGTTTACTGACGTCTTTGGAAACCAGTCACATGGGGTAGTTCTCCAGTACTATAAACCAGTACAG GAACGGATGTTAAATCATCGGTTCTTATCCAAGCTTCCACGTCTCTACAGTGCCTATGGGATTTGCATCATATCAAAACATCCGTATTACAATGCTCTCAAGGACTGTCTGTCTAG CCTCTTAGGTCGGAtcaaaacctgtcaaaatacTGATATGGAGGAGGAAGTGAAGGACTTCTCTGCCAAACTGGCTCTTGTGCCAATTCCTCCCCCTGGTCGGCTGCATGTG ATGTTCACCCTGCGTCCTGTAACAATTGTACTTCCATCCAAAGAAGATAAACATCATCCTGTTATTGACCTGGATCTTCATCTGCCATTCCTCTGCTTCGGGTCCAAAGAGCTGCTGCAG ATTATAAGCAGTATACTCACAGAACAGCGTATGGTGTTCTTCTCTTCAGACTGGGCCAAACTAACTCTGATCGCTGAGTGCTTCATGCTGTATATTCGACCTCTGCGCTGGCAGCACCCGCTGGTGCCCACACTGTCCCGACAGATGCTTGACTTTGTCATGGCACCGACCCCATTCCTCATGGGATGCCACCTGAGCCACTATGAGGAAGTAGCCATG GAGACAGATGATCTTATTTTGATCAATATTGATGAAGGAACAGTGAGCTCTTCTGACTATCATGAGCTCGACCTTCCAGGAGCCCCTCAGACAGCTGCTGAGTGTTTCAAGAGGCG AAGGAAAGGGCTTCAGTTACACTATGACCTGGAAGTGCTTCATAAGGCCATCTGTAGAGATGCCAATGAGCTGCGTATGCAGAGAAGATGCTGGCAAAACAAACTCAATGGGGATATTCAGAACATCACCCTTGAGCTCATCGTGAACATGTTTAG AGATGTTGCTGATCACCTAAATTATGAGCACAGGGTTTTTAACACAGATGAATTTCTGAAGACCAGGGAACCAGGAGACcaaccgttttataaaaag GTCCTagaaacacacattttccaTTCGTTCTTAAAAGACCGTTTGGATGGAAAGTTGGATACATTTACCAGAATGGAGCAGATCACTCGGACAGAAGACCAAAA ATGGAAAGCATCATTGGATTTCTGTCGCAGACGCACCGTCAAGGAGATGGCTCTGAAAAATGATCGGCCGGACACCGGTTTGAATAAACGTCTTGGCATGAGTCTCCCTAACCTGGGAGGAGAGACTCACCCGAGTGTCCTCAGACACATGTCTCCAACGAAGATCATTCCAGAAATAC CTCTAAATATACCAGCCGAACCTGTCAAGATGTTCAAACTGATCGACTTCCCTCCTCCCTTGAGCTACCCCCACGTGTGTCATTACTTTGGAGATCTTGTCCTCCAGCTGAACAAAGCCATCTCAGCCACCCCGCCCCATGACTCCAACCTGCTGGCCAGGTACTACTACCTGCGCGGCCTTGTCAACATGCTCAACTCGAAGCGCTTGGATGCCCTCAGTGACTTCCAGAACCTGTACAAAACAGATATGGAGATCTTTCCGGAGGAGCTGGTAAGGGTGCTGGTGGGCTCTCTGCAGATGGAGGAGAAAGCCCAGGCAGAGAGGAGATCTGAGCTTAGGTGGCTTATTTCTAAAGTGAAGAGCAATGATAAGAGCGAGCATGTGGAATCACATGGTTGCGTGAAGAAGTTCAAGCTTCCTAAGAGTCCGATGCAACTGGAGGAGTTTGTGAAGTGCACTCAGGAATCTGGGATTGTCCGGGACGTGGCCACCATCCAGAGATTGTTCGAGGCTCTCGCTGTCGGTAGGTCTTCTTTACCACAGCATTTAATTTCTACTTCTCTTACATTTGTTCTGATTCCTTTGGCTTCCTCAGGAGAGCAAAAACAAATAGATCCGGAGATGTTCCGTGTGTTTTACACTTTCTGGAAGGAAACGGAGGCGGAGACACAAGATCTTCACCTACCTGATGAGGTGATAGAACATTTAGACAGCAGTGAGTGTGTGTACAAGCTGTCCAACTCTTTGAACACCAGTTATGGCGTTGGTAAAATTGCCATGACCCAGAAGAGGCTCTTCCTGCTGACCACAGGCAGGCCGGGTTATGTCGAGATCACCAAGTTCAGAGACATTGAG GAAGTGAAGATATCCGCGGCTCCATTCCTGGTGTTGAGGATCCCGTCTCTGAAGATCAAGAACCGACTGAAGAAGGAGATATTTGAGGCTAATTTAAAATCCGAGTGTGAACTGTGGAACCTGATGGTCAAGGAGATGTGGGCTGGGAGAATAATGGCAGACAACCATAAG GACCCTCAGTATGTGGAACAGGCTCTGACTAATGTCCTGCTCATGGATGCAGTGGTGAGCTGCTTACAGACACAGAAACCCATTCTTGCTCTCTCCAAACTTGCATATTATGAAAGGTTACGCCATGAAG CTCCCATGATTATTCCCAAACCTACAGCCGAGACACTGAAGCACAAGATTAATCCATCTCAGAACATGAGGAGCATTCAGTCTGTTGACGTTTTGCTTTACACGCCAG GACAGCTAACTTTTTCTGCTGATCTGGATGGGAACCCTAAGCTCTGGTGTGCTCTCAGCTGTGGGAAAGTGGTTGTGTTTGATGCTGTTAGTTGGTCCCTGCTACAAAACTGCATTGATTTAGGAGATTCTCAACTG AACTGCATGATGGGATTGGACGGGGAGCAGTTGTGGATTGGTTCTCAGGACTCTGTCATTTACATAATCAACACTCGCAGTATGCTGTGTCACAAACAGCTGACGGAGCACCGCGGAGAGGTCACCGATTTCGCCCTGGAGAAGCTGAGCCACGGACCCAG CCAGGCGCAGGTGTATTCATGTAGTGCAGATGGCACTGTCATCGTCTGGGACGTCCCCTCTCTGAAGGTGAAGAGACGGGTTCATCTGACCTGTGACAGATTACAGTCCATTCAAGTCCACGACAATTTATGGTGTT GTGCCAGAGACTGTGTGATGGAGCTGAGACACAATGGATGTCTGCTTCGTAAGATTTCTCTCCAAGAAGATGTAAAAACAAAAGCCAGTGCCTTCAGCAGGATCACACTGCACATGGAG agaAAACAGATCTGGACAAGTTTCACAGACTCAGCAGAGCTGTGTATATTTCACTCCTCTGACCCAACGAAACCACCCAAACGTGTCACACTTCCTGACTGCTGTGGGGTGACCTGTATGATCAGGGTGAAGGATCAG GTCTGGATTGGGTGTAGCAGTGGTGTGACTGGTCTTAGCAAGGTTGTGGGGAAGATCTTTGTGTTGGACTCGGAGAGCCTGGTGGTTGAGAAAGAGCTTGAAGCCCATGAAGACTGCGTACGAACACTCTTCTCAGCAGAGGACCGATATGTTCTCAGTGGTTCTGCGAGGCTTGATGGCAAAATTGCCATCTGGAGAGTTGATTAA